The following are from one region of the Zymoseptoria tritici IPO323 chromosome 13, whole genome shotgun sequence genome:
- a CDS encoding mitochondrial 37S ribosomal protein MRP2 yields MAQFRPKRLDLSCFINNKIIRDHTKRKVFEQYEPERQALRYIIRNTSLPQRTRTQAQLQLTQMHCYTRSTQIKNRCVMGGKGRGILTDFRMSRYQFRMNALEGRLPGVKKASW; encoded by the exons ATGGCCCAATTTCGCCCCAAACGTCTCGATCTCTCATgcttcatcaacaacaaaATCATCCGCGATCATACCAAACGCAAGGTCTTCGAGCAATACGAACCAGAACGCCAGGCCCTCCGATACATCATCCGCAACACATCTCTGCCACAACGCACAAGGACACAAGCACAATTACAACTCACGCAGATGCACTGTTATACGCGATCAACACAGATCAAGAACAGATGCGTGATGGGCGGGAAGGGCAGAGGTATTTTGACGGACTTCAGGATGTCTAGG TACCAATTCCGAATGAACGCGCTGGAAGGGAGATTACCGGGAGTGAAGAAGGCGAGCTGGTAA